In the genome of Myxococcus stipitatus, one region contains:
- a CDS encoding sigma-54 dependent transcriptional regulator — MRVLVVDDERNIRHTLRVCLEGFGCEVREAATPEAALAALAQGPADLAFVDLRLGTASGLDLLPRLLAESPNLDVVLITAYATFDTAVEAVRRGARDYLPKPFTPAQIRHVLDRSREHRALSSQLESLEGQLAQAVPEATLETTSPVMHAAIGLVSRAATADAAVLLRGESGTGKGVLARALHSMSARRRRPFVTVNCPTLSEQLLASELFGHVRGAFTGAVKDQPGRVEQAEGGTLFLDEIAEMSPSLQAQLLRFLQEKQFERLGEGRTRKADVRVVAATNRDLEKDVAEGRFREDLFYRLNVIEVKLPALRERPEDLLPLARRFVAFFAKAAQRPVTPELSPATERMLLAYPWPGNVRELRNAVERALIVWPAGVLEPQAFPERIAAAAGSVVTLGGPHTLEEVEREHTLRVMTSAPTLDEAAKVLGIDASTLWRKRKKYESGT, encoded by the coding sequence ATGCGGGTGCTGGTGGTGGACGACGAGCGGAACATCCGCCACACGTTGCGCGTGTGCCTGGAGGGGTTCGGCTGTGAGGTGCGCGAGGCGGCCACGCCCGAGGCGGCCCTGGCGGCCCTCGCCCAGGGGCCCGCCGACCTGGCCTTCGTCGACCTGAGGCTCGGCACCGCGAGCGGGTTGGACCTGCTGCCCCGGCTGCTCGCTGAGTCGCCCAACCTGGATGTCGTGCTCATCACCGCGTACGCGACCTTCGACACGGCGGTGGAGGCGGTGCGGCGAGGGGCTCGGGACTACCTGCCCAAGCCCTTCACGCCCGCGCAGATTCGACATGTGCTGGACCGCTCGCGGGAGCACCGGGCGCTGTCGTCGCAGCTGGAGAGCCTGGAGGGACAGCTCGCGCAGGCGGTGCCGGAGGCCACGCTGGAGACGACGTCGCCCGTGATGCACGCGGCGATAGGGCTGGTGTCGCGCGCGGCGACGGCGGACGCGGCGGTGTTGCTGCGCGGAGAGAGCGGCACCGGCAAGGGCGTGCTCGCGCGGGCGCTGCACTCGATGAGCGCGCGGCGGCGGCGGCCCTTCGTCACGGTGAACTGCCCCACGCTGTCGGAGCAGCTCCTGGCGAGTGAGCTGTTCGGCCACGTGCGCGGGGCCTTCACGGGGGCGGTGAAGGACCAGCCCGGGCGCGTGGAGCAGGCGGAGGGCGGCACGCTGTTCCTGGATGAAATCGCGGAGATGAGCCCGTCGCTCCAGGCGCAGCTCTTGCGATTCCTCCAGGAGAAACAGTTCGAGCGGCTGGGCGAGGGACGCACGCGCAAGGCGGACGTGCGCGTGGTGGCCGCGACGAATCGCGACCTGGAGAAGGACGTGGCCGAGGGACGGTTCCGCGAGGACCTGTTCTACCGGCTCAACGTCATCGAGGTGAAGCTGCCCGCGCTGCGCGAGCGGCCGGAGGACCTGCTGCCCTTGGCGAGGCGCTTCGTGGCGTTCTTCGCGAAGGCGGCGCAGCGGCCGGTGACGCCGGAGCTGTCGCCCGCGACGGAGCGGATGCTGCTGGCCTATCCCTGGCCGGGCAACGTGCGCGAGCTGCGCAACGCGGTGGAGCGGGCACTCATCGTGTGGCCGGCGGGAGTGTTGGAGCCACAAGCATTTCCGGAGCGAATCGCGGCGGCGGCCGGCTCCGTGGTGACGCTGGGGGGGCCACACACGCTGGAGGAAGTGGAACGAGAACACACTCTGCGTGTCATGACCTCCGCCCCCACGCTGGATGAAGCCGCGAAGGTGCTGGGCATCGATGCGTCCACGCTGTGGCGCAAGCGCAAGAAGTACGAGTCCGGGACCTGA